One Rosa chinensis cultivar Old Blush chromosome 5, RchiOBHm-V2, whole genome shotgun sequence genomic region harbors:
- the LOC112168421 gene encoding uncharacterized protein LOC112168421, whose translation MAGIAIVLDLLRKNPSLTTQSLHASGFFSAKAAASAAAASVAAGAPYVYKSLFSNFRGPVAYCDAGATLSEDYISNLRSASLKIFQNESVNYGTKEYTIELKPLFSAFELRALTLTTVRSFLLYFLPLLEPRANLEEDDDDFLQDTEEEQRIDYVVPLKKSLKQIARETTVTTTRRILERISVYYVSQRMAWKLLKDLPKSAMRKAGRRMPTYVFFFSVGKTTMRGHFLGVAASWIISVGIDIYRTFKGMINSKEEVDEIDTPQKLKLLGNKVWGTTIRCGASLIFASIGAGIGATLFRPSTGQWIGCVLGDVAGPIIVSYCLERSFHIEL comes from the exons ATGGCGGGAATAGCTATAGTCTTAGATCTGCTGAGAAAAAACCCAAGTCTTACAACCCAAAGCCTTCACGCTTCTGGGTTCTTCTCGGCCAAAGCAGCTGCTTCCGCCGCCGCCGCTTCCGTCGCCGCCGGAGCTCCTTACGTTTACAAGTCCTTGTTCAG TAATTTTAGGGGACCAGTTGCCTATTGTGATGCTGGAGCAACATTGTCTGAAGATTACATCTCTAATTTACGAAGTGCATCCTTAAAAATATTTCAGAATGAATCTGTGAATTACGGTACCAAGGAATACACAATCGAGTTAAAGCCACTCTTCTCAGCTTTCGAATTGAGAGCTCTAACTTTGACGACTGTGAGGTCATTTTTACTGTACTTTTTACCTCTTCTGGAGCCTCGTGCAAACTTGGAAGAGGACGATGATGACTTCCTGCAGGACACTGAAGAAGAACAACGTATAGATTATGTTGTTCCattaaaaaaatcattaaagCAGATTGCTCGTGAG ACTACTGTCACAACCACTAGACGGATTCTAGAAAGAATTTCTGTTTATTATGTGTCACAGAGAATGGCATGGAAACTTCTGAAAG ATCTCCCAAAGTCTGCCATGAGGAAAGCTGGAAGAAGAATGCCAACTTATGTTTTCTTCTTCAGTGTTGGCAAAACGACTATGAGAG GACACTTTCTAGGTGTTGCAGCATCTTGGATCATCTCAGTTGGCATTGATATCTACCGAACTTTTAAAGGAATGATAAACTCTAAAGAAGAGGTTGATGAAATCGATACACCACAAAAGCTTAAACTTCTTGGGAATAAGGTTTGGGGCACTACTATCAGGTGTGGCGCATCACTGATTTTTGCTTCAATTGGGGCGGGTATTGGTGCCACTCTTTTTCGCCCTTCAACTGGCCAGTGGATTG GTTGTGTTCTGGGAGATGTGGCAGGGCCTATTATTGTCTCATATTGCCTTGAGAGATCTTTCCATATAGAACTTTAG
- the LOC112163700 gene encoding uncharacterized protein LOC112163700: protein MDAPAPSSKKELQSFLGKVNFLRCFISNSAGKIQPFSSLLRIKVEDEFVWKTEHQAAFDLLKQYLSNPPVLVPPVRGRPLKLYISTLDNSIGSLLAQDNDNGKECVMHYLSRILTDVETRYMPIERLCLALFFSAIRLRHYMLPSVVQVISKTNLVKYMLTRPVIRGRIGKWTIALSEFTFQYVSQKSVKGQALADFLAHHPSTEFEGAEEIDIGAVYVASMTNNHWTMYFDGSSTEFSVGAGVVIETPEGQKFQFAFQLDFTCTNNQAEYEALIVRLEILQEIGARQVLVFGDSQLVINQMPKEFKCTSWRLLSYQPLADQLTNTFDRISFAHLLRGQNMEANEMAQLASRLRIPKVDDSRVIKIAKRTLPALEERGVSEDVFVIDMEPNDWRLPIIKFHKNPQGNHDRKTRCLAGHFVIYKEAVYRKSSDDLLLLCIGGQETLEVMRDVHEGICGAHQAGIKMRWLIRRHGFYWPTILKDCIEFA, encoded by the coding sequence ATGGATGCACCTGCTCCGAGCTCAAAGAAGGAGCTCCAATCATTCCTAGGGAAAGTAAATTTTCTAAGatgtttcatctctaactcggCAGGCAAAATTCAGCCGTTTTCTTCACTTTTGAGAATCAAGGTCGAAGATGAGTTTGTTTGGAAAACAGAGCACCAAGCGGCATTCGATCTACTTAAGCAATACTTATCAAACCCACCCGTCTTGGTACCCCCAGTACGTGGAAGGCCTTTGAAGTTATACATATCGACATTGGATAACTCAATAGGAAGCCTACTAGCGCAAGATAACGACAATGGCAAGGAATGTGTTATGCATTACTTGAGCCGGATCCTCACTGATGTGGAAACTCGGTACATGCCTATTGAGAGGCTTTGTCTTGCATTGTTCTTTTCAGCAATCAGGCTTCGGCACTACATGTTACCCTCGGTCGTCCAAGTCATATCCAAAACTAATTTAGTAAAGTACATGCTGACTCGGCCTGTCATACGAGGCCGAATTGGAAAATGGACCATAGCATTGTCTGAGTTTACGTTTCAATATGTGTCTCAAAAGTCCGTCAAGGGCCAAGCATTGGCCGATTTTCTAGCTCATCACCCTTCGACCGAGTTTGAGGGAGCTGAGGAGATTGATATTGGGGCGGTATACGTGGCTTCCATGACCAACAACCACTGGACCATGTATTTTGATGGGTCTAGTACTGAGTTTTCAGTCGGAGCTGGTGTTGTCATTGAAACGCCTGAAGGACAAAAGTTCCAGTTTGCTTTCCAATTAGACTTTACATGCACAAACAATCAGGCAGAATATGAGGCTCTTATTGTTAGGTTGGAGATTCTACAAGAGATAGGAGCACGACAGGTTCTGGTGTTTGGAGACTCTCAATTGGTCATAAACCAAATGCCTAAGGAATTCAAATGCACAAGTTGGAGACTTTTATCTTATCAACCCTTAGCTGACCAGCTCACCAACACGTTCGATAGAATCTCTTTTGCCCACCTCCTAAGGGGACAGAACATGGAGGCCAATGAGATGGCCCAATTAGCCTCAAGGTTACGAATCCCCAAAGTAGACGACTCCCGAGTCATCAAGATTGCCAAACGTACCCTCCCAGCTTTAGAAGAAAGAGGAGTCTCAGAGGATGTTTTTGTTATCGACATGGAACCAAATGATTGGAGACTCCCCATCATCAAGTTCCACAAAAATCCTCAAGGCAATCATGATCGGAAGACTCGGTGCTTGGCTGGACATTTCGTTATATACAAAGAAGCAGTATACCGCAAAAGCTCCGATGATCTACTCCTTCTTTGTATAGGGGGGCAAGAGACTTTGGAAGTCATGAGAGATGTCCACGAGGGGATATGTGGTGCACATCAGGCCGGAAtcaaaatgaggtggttaattCGAAGGCACGGCTTTTACTGGCCGACAATTCTAAAGGATTGCATTGAATTCGCATAG
- the LOC112167158 gene encoding zinc transporter 11, with the protein MLACMGFLITMLADCVVSYVYGKQEGSTTDPEVLGKEEAHKGHDTHHIAAVGSFRDTILLIVALCFHSFFEGIAIGIAKTKLDAWKALWTVCVHKIIAAIAMSIALLRMIPNRPFISCMAYAFVFAISSPVGVGVGIIIDAKTQGATADWMFAISTALACGVFIYVSINHLLSKGYTAQNAVSVDKPHYKFLAVVFGVGMISVAMIWD; encoded by the exons ATGCTGGCATGTATGGGGTTCTTGATCACTATGCTTGCTGATTGTGTTGTTTCTTATGTGTATGGTAAGCAGGAGGGTAGTACTACTGACCCAGAAGTTCTAG GAAAGGAAGAGGCTCACAAG GGCCATGATACTCACCACATTGCGGCGGTTGGTTCATTCAGGGACACAATTCTGTTGATCGTAGCCTTGTGCTTCCACTCTTTCTTTGAGGGGATTGCAATTGGGATTGCCAAGACAAAACTGGATGCTTGGAAAGCCTTGTGGACAGTGTGTGTGCACAAAATCATTGCAGCTATTGCCATGAGCATTGCCCTTCTACGCATGATTCCAAATCGGCCATTCATATCATGCATGGCATATGCTTTTGTATTTGCCATTTCCAGTCCAGTTGGTGTAGGAGTTGGGATCATAATAGACGCCAAAACCCAAGGTGCCACAGCAGATTGGATGTTTGCTATTTCTACGGCTTTGGCTTGTGGAGTGTTCATCTATGTGTCgataaatcatttgctttcgaaagGTTACACAGCTCAAAATGCAGTCTCTGTTGATAAACCCCACTACAAGTTTTTGGCTGTTGTTTTTGGTGTTGGGATGATCTCTGTTGCCATGATCTGGGACTAA
- the LOC112167217 gene encoding uncharacterized protein LOC112167217, translating into MVPITAENLEIWNAYVESHPNAKGYQNKSIENWDDIAMLCGRNRATGEGAEDVGDAEETMEFEAEEDESDVTPNSHATHAATSTCESHPPNKKKKKDPLAQAIGDVANTLKEFMAAQVSPQLKGEDVHEVVSKVANLSKLQVFKAVRILMSGNPEEFSLLKSLNDAEKSEWIRMLIWQSEGQPRIEGGA; encoded by the exons aTGGTTCCAATCACTGCAGAAAACCTGGAAATTTGGAATGCTTATGTTGAG tcaCATCCTAATGCTAAAGGATATCAAAACAAGTCAATAGAAAATTGGGATGATATCGCTATGCTATGTGGGAGGAATAGAGCTACTGGTGAAGGAGCAGAAGATGTTGGAGATGCTGAAGAAACTATGGAATTTGAAGCAGAAGAAGATGAAAGTGATGTGACTCCCAATTCACATGCCACACATGCAGCAACTTCGACTTGTGAATCACATCCtccaaataagaaaaagaaaaaggatccACTAGCACAAGCAATTGGTGATGTGGCCAACACCTTGAAAGAGTTTATGGCAGCTCAAGTCTCCCCACAACTCAAAGGAGAGGATGTACATGAAGTGGTTTCTAAAGTAGCAAACCTCAGCAAATTGCAAGTCTTCAAAGCTGTACGCATATTGATGAGTGGTAACCCCGAAGAATTTTCTCTACTGAAGTCTCTTAATGATGCTGAAAAGAGTGAGTGGATAAGAATGCTCATATGGCAATCTGAAG GGCAACCAAGAATTGAGGGTGGAGCATGA
- the LOC112202025 gene encoding protein ALP1-like: MWGVTVVLVIGFLMLVMGAQRRRRRFMRKQPSRSEVDEKNYRRMLWMRVLEHESTCFEQLRMKPAAFEKFCALLRDRGGLGALGALDGTFIDLTVPIEDKPRYRNRKGDISTNVLGVCDANMKFIYVSPGWEGSAADSRVLRDALTRRNGLKIQSNKYYLVDAGYTNGPGFLAPYRGTRYHLNLWRGNTPRDHKELFNLRHSSARNTIERAFGLLKKRWAILRTASFFDVKTQVRIINACCIIHNYLRDEMPNDQLLDDVDRDLENTPEVEDEDVDDENIRVVKVTREWTTFRDALAMEMFAKYQAIRRAQDS; the protein is encoded by the exons atgtggggtgtaacagtTGTATTGGTTATTGGATTCCTGATGTTGGTCATGGGTGCTCAAAGGCGACGTAGAAGGTTTATGAGAAAACAGCCTTCAAGAAGTGAAGTTGATGAAAAGAATTATAGAAGGATGCTTTGGATGAGAGTCTTAGAACATGAgtctacttgttttgaacagtTACGCATGAAACCTGCTGCATTTGAGAAGTTTTGTGCACTCTTACGGGATAGAGGGGGATTG GGCGCACTTGGAGCACTTGATGGGACATTTATTGATCTAACGGTTCCTATCGAAGATAAACCAAGATATCGAAATAGGAAGGGTGACATTAGTACAAATGTTTTAGGTGTTTGTGATGCTAATATGAAGTTCATCTATGTATCACCTGGTTGGGAAGGATCTGCAGCAGATTCTAGAGTTTTACGTGATGCTTTGACTAGGCGCAATGGGTTAAAAATCCAATCAA ATAAATACTATCTTGTGGATGCTGGATACACAAATGGACCAGGGTTTCTAGCTCCTTATCGTGGAACTAGGTATCATCTTAATTTGTGGAGAGGAAACACCCCAAGGGATCACAAGGAGCTATTCAATCTTCGGCATTCATCGGCAAGAAATACAATTGAAAGAGCATTTGGATTATTGAAGAAGCGATGGGCAATACTACGCACAGCTAGTTTTTTTGATGTGAAAACACAAGTTAGGATTATTAATGCTTGCTGCATCATTCATAATTATCTTCGCGATGAAATGCCCAATGATCAACTATTGGATGATGTGGACCGAGACTTAGAAAATACACCTGAGGTGGAAGATGAAGATGTGGATGATGAGAACATTAGAGTAGTCAAAGTAACTCGAGAGTGGACAACATTTAGAGATGCTTTAGCTATGGAAATGTTTGCAAAATATCAAGCTATTAGAAGAGCTCAAGATTCTTGA